In Zingiber officinale cultivar Zhangliang chromosome 8B, Zo_v1.1, whole genome shotgun sequence, a single genomic region encodes these proteins:
- the LOC122015107 gene encoding uncharacterized protein LOC122015107 isoform X2 codes for MKRGFRNFCHGVNSTSTLKQKAEADMSCAAASSVVGSYMEESHAAGSPMTLEQMILELDMEEKATRRDGVDEFGELPRRMSCVNNSDILRSAQSALSQYPRFSLDGRDAMCRSSFRNLRARPSDFEGGRRIGPCYGKFLGASCRPSYQLDLERNLCLPPTVAGESVVWCKPGVVAKLMGLDALPVPVGGCNGRTSRQTVSTASASRKHCLRRNAKQELERERLHLGLGHGCMGRVESSGSCPAAGNQYRLMNPISVDHGRSMEDHKFGHAR; via the coding sequence ATGAAGAGAGGATTCAGAAACTTCTGTCATGGTGTCAACTCCACATCCACCCTGAAGCAGAAAGCTGAAGCCGATATGTCCTGTGCTGCTGCTTCGTCAGTCGTCGGTTCATACATGGAGGAGAGCCATGCAGCAGGCAGCCCTATGACACTGGAGCAGATGATCCTAGAACTGGACATGGAGGAAAAGGCCACAAGAAGGGATGGGGTGGATGAATTCGGTGAGCTCCCCCGGAGGATGTCATGCGTTAACAACTCCGACATTCTCCGTTCAGCACAGAGTGCTTTGAGCCAATATCCACGCTTCTCGCTTGACGGGAGAGATGCAATGTGCCGGTCATCATTCCGAAACTTGAGAGCGAGGCCCAGCGACTTTGAGGGAGGCCGACGAATAGGGCCCTGCTATGGCAAGTTCCTGGGTGCATCTTGCAGGCCTAGTTATCAGCTGGACCTAGAGAGGAATTTGTGTCTGCCTCCGACTGTGGCTGGGGAGAGTGTTGTTTGGTGCAAGCCTGGAGTTGTCGCCAAACTGATGGGGCTGGACGCTCTGCCAGTGCCGGTCGGAGGTTGTAACGGCAGAACTAGTAGACAGACGGTGAGCACTGCTTCAGCTAGTAGGAAACATTGTCTCAGGAGGAATGCGAAGCAGGAGCTGGAGAGGGAAAGGCTTCACTTGGGACTTGGCCATGGTTGCATGGGGAGAGTAGAGTCGTCAGGATCTTGCCCGGCAGCCGGAAACCAGTACCGGTTGATGAATCCAATATCTGTTGATCATGGCCGGAGCATGGAGGATCACAAGTTCGGGCATGCTCGATAG
- the LOC122015106 gene encoding uncharacterized protein LOC122015106, protein MDPSEPHWRTNSSYSPYLSRRWDCSSQSDELSNRVHEAPLTGSSVSLHSKSGRQTRNNDLIHHHSVSDGALSYSGSPSDYLQARRWIPCVHRYDLGEFSTPSGGARPEASFFSRGSEGCVAVANGIGSPFSPLESSRWASTSKQPRHLSNRRSFMSKPIYPLMFQNPVSDSDIPRMAEASTSGVRMHHENSGASPMWAERTLSPELKFCRALTELRKMEASPDLSMSSRREGLRWSYSSSYDFKFDGDSVDITEAIDIENQRCPSNTTRYQRCELCKRLLRQKSPWSSNRIVRSTDMPVTGILPCHHVFHADCLEETTPKSQINEPPCPVCPKSLRQEKQTSFSEHAHVAFKSASSKGQGATVTSGSGTSRSLNPHQMEDDMRRNSSLAEPHHSSSSTKKHIKKRLSFKGKIGKDLLGAKMFWASN, encoded by the exons ATGGATCCAAGTGAACCTCATTGGCGAACCAATTCAAGCTACTCACCTTATTTATCAAGGAGATGGGACTGCAGTTCTCAGTCAGATGAACTATCAAATAGAGTTCATGAAGCTCCTCTGACTGGGTCTTCAGTGTCTCTGCATAGTAAAAGTGGCAGACAAACTAGGAATAATGACCTAATTCATCACCATTCTGTGTCTGATGGGGCACTATCTTATTCAGGGAGCCCATCTGACTATCTTCAAGCACGACGCTGGATACCGTGTGTGCATAGATATGATCTTGGGGAATTTTCTACACCTTCAGGAG GTGCAAGGCCTGAAGCTTCCTTTTTCTCTAGGGGAAGTGAG GGATGCGTTGCTGTAGCAAATGGTATTGGTTCTCCATTTTCTCCATTAGAATCTAGTAGATGGGCATCCACTAGCAAGCAGCCCCGTCACCTTTCAAACAGACGATCATTCATGTCAAAGCCTATTTATCCACTTATGTTCCAGAATCCTGTCTCAGATTCTGATATCCCTAGAATGGCTGAAGCAAGTACCAGTGGTGTGAGAATGCATCATGAGAATAGTGGGGCTTCACCTATGTGGGCCGAGAGAACATTGAGTCCTGAACTTAAGTTCTGTAGAGCTCTAACTGAACTTCGGAAGATGGAGGCTTCTCCAGATCTCAGCATGAGTTCAAGGAGGGAAGGACTCAGATGGAGTTACTCAAGCAGCTATGATTTCAAGTTTGATGGAGATTCTGTTGATATCACAGAAGCCATTGATATTGAGAACCAGAGATGCCCTAGTAACACAACAAGATACCAGAGATGCGAGCTTTGCAAGAGGTTATTGCGTCAAAAGTCTCCATGGAGTTCTAACCGAATAGTCAGAAGCACTGATATGCCAGTCACTGGCATTCTCCCTTGTCACCATGTTTTCCATGCTGATTGTTTGGAAGAGACCACTCCGAAGAGTCAAATTAATGAACCTCCATGCCCCGTGTGTCCAAAATCTCTCAGACAAGAAAAACAGACATCATTTTCAGAGCAtgcccatgtggctttcaagtcTGCTAGCAGCAAGGGTCAAGGTGCAACAGTGACCAGTGGATCAGGCACTAGTAGAAGCTTGAACCCTCATCAGATGGAGGATGACATGAGGAGAAACAGTTCACTGGCAGAGCCACACCACAGTAGTTCGTCGACTAAGAAACACATCAAAAAGCGTTTATCTTTCAAGGGCAAGATAGGAAAGGATCTCTTGGGGGCCAAAATGTTCTGGGCCAGCAATTGA
- the LOC122015107 gene encoding uncharacterized protein LOC122015107 isoform X1, which yields MATIIFFPSSSAVMFMKDLSLFLLKNDFGSKMKRGFRNFCHGVNSTSTLKQKAEADMSCAAASSVVGSYMEESHAAGSPMTLEQMILELDMEEKATRRDGVDEFGELPRRMSCVNNSDILRSAQSALSQYPRFSLDGRDAMCRSSFRNLRARPSDFEGGRRIGPCYGKFLGASCRPSYQLDLERNLCLPPTVAGESVVWCKPGVVAKLMGLDALPVPVGGCNGRTSRQTVSTASASRKHCLRRNAKQELERERLHLGLGHGCMGRVESSGSCPAAGNQYRLMNPISVDHGRSMEDHKFGHAR from the coding sequence ATGGCCACCATTATCTTCTTCCCCTCATCTTCAGCTGTCATGTTCATGAAGGACCTTTCGCTTTTTCTTCTCAAAAACGACTTTGGATCCAAGATGAAGAGAGGATTCAGAAACTTCTGTCATGGTGTCAACTCCACATCCACCCTGAAGCAGAAAGCTGAAGCCGATATGTCCTGTGCTGCTGCTTCGTCAGTCGTCGGTTCATACATGGAGGAGAGCCATGCAGCAGGCAGCCCTATGACACTGGAGCAGATGATCCTAGAACTGGACATGGAGGAAAAGGCCACAAGAAGGGATGGGGTGGATGAATTCGGTGAGCTCCCCCGGAGGATGTCATGCGTTAACAACTCCGACATTCTCCGTTCAGCACAGAGTGCTTTGAGCCAATATCCACGCTTCTCGCTTGACGGGAGAGATGCAATGTGCCGGTCATCATTCCGAAACTTGAGAGCGAGGCCCAGCGACTTTGAGGGAGGCCGACGAATAGGGCCCTGCTATGGCAAGTTCCTGGGTGCATCTTGCAGGCCTAGTTATCAGCTGGACCTAGAGAGGAATTTGTGTCTGCCTCCGACTGTGGCTGGGGAGAGTGTTGTTTGGTGCAAGCCTGGAGTTGTCGCCAAACTGATGGGGCTGGACGCTCTGCCAGTGCCGGTCGGAGGTTGTAACGGCAGAACTAGTAGACAGACGGTGAGCACTGCTTCAGCTAGTAGGAAACATTGTCTCAGGAGGAATGCGAAGCAGGAGCTGGAGAGGGAAAGGCTTCACTTGGGACTTGGCCATGGTTGCATGGGGAGAGTAGAGTCGTCAGGATCTTGCCCGGCAGCCGGAAACCAGTACCGGTTGATGAATCCAATATCTGTTGATCATGGCCGGAGCATGGAGGATCACAAGTTCGGGCATGCTCGATAG